A window from Onychostoma macrolepis isolate SWU-2019 chromosome 07, ASM1243209v1, whole genome shotgun sequence encodes these proteins:
- the si:ch73-40a2.1 gene encoding tyrosine-protein kinase receptor UFO isoform X3, translating to MFYFLLFISWIVSADVSAQLTPIREEIFDSSKQRRLQWTFSPPNAWKETQMQLGMDYTHSVYQACNPELNNDPKTLWTNWIPKQDAQELFLDLSFAQADQQPVYIYVRESSQTQNQYFRRPQRPPLLKIKVQHPFPDAVPQDKHLTHAKGLKLGKISQNGVYLGFSYSGKCTIIASIQVFFLKCPTLVWNQMGFEEAEAGRLGRGACVNGSVENSTPKIGCQTNGTWGPPQRLCVNDTGYQTNGNSSEVRPPGSLLSAPDSIADSSLGLSPVLTAGLVCSVLVLLILIAVVFIFVRHRKRSGGQETELISRSDVTRYRRSQEQVYTAQQEIINRSVEMFEGMSDRLLCDLRDVMVERTKLTMGQKLGKGEFGAVYEGIFSPQKGQDIRVAVKTLKGAVHSKEDLESFLKEAEIMKHFDHVNVVKLLGVALKRDPESSIHVPLVILPFMKHGDLHSFLKATRYGDVPMFVPYQSLLGFMIDIAAGMEYLSLQGFLHRDLAARNCMLGDDLHVCVADFGLSKNIHSSNYYRQKNMDVNMPVRWMAIESLSDFLYTTKSDVWSFGITMWEITSRGKIPYPGISGHELLDFLENGHRLKQGDNDSKLYELMLSCWHRDPSQRPGFGELGQSLKALLSELPPLEASNEAHYINLGLEAASDHQHSAGTLEREVERMM from the exons atgttttattttttattattcatttcatGGATTGTCTCTGCTGATGTGTCGGCACAGCTAACACCAATCAGAG AAGAAATATTTGATTCAAGCAAACAGCGCAGACTACAATGGACATTCTCACCACCAAATGCT TGGAAGGAAACACAAATGCAGCTTGGAATGGACTATACACACTCTGTCTACCAAGCTTGTAACCCAGAATTGAATAATGATCCCAAAACACTATGGACCAACTGGATCCCCAAACAAGATGCCCAAGAACTTTTTCTGGACCTAAGTTTTGCCCAAGCGGACCAACAGCCTGTTTATATCTATGTGCGAGAATCGAGCCAAACGCAGAATCAGTACTTTAGAAGACCACAAAGACCACCTCTCCTCAAGATCAAAGTCCAGCATCCATTTCCTGATGCTGTTCCTCAGGATAAGCACCTGACCCATGCTAAGGGCCTTAAATTGGGAAAGATCTCTCAGAACGGTGTTTACCTGGGATTTAGCTACAGCGGCAAGTGCACTATTATTGCTTCGATCCAGGTGTTCTTCCTGAAATGCCCAACACTTGTTTGGAACCAAATGGGATTTGAGGAAGCAGAAGCAGGACGGTTGGGGAGAGGAGCATGTGTGAACGGTTCTGTGGAGAACAGCACCCCAAAGATAGGGTGTCAAACAAATGGGACGTGGGGTCCACCACAGCGGTTATGTGTCAATGATACAGGATACCAGACAAACGGAAACAGTTCAGAAG taaGACCTCCAGGCAGCCTGTTATCCGCTCCTGACTCCATAGCTGATTCCAGTCTGGGACTCTCTCCTGTCCTAACTGCTGGTCTAGTGTGTTCTGTTCTGGTTCTTCTCATTCTCATTGCTGTTGTGTTCATCTTTGTAAGGCATCGCAAGCGCAG TGGAGGTCAAGAAACAGAGCTCATATCCAGATCTGATGTAACTCGATACCGACGTTCTCAAGAACAAGTATACACTGCTCAACAGGAGATAATCAACA GATCAGTTGAGATGTTTGAAGGGATGAGTGATAGGCTGCTGTGTGATCTTAGAGACGTGATGGTGGAGCGTACAAAGTTGACAATGGGCCAAAAGCTTGGGAAAG GAGAATTTGGGGCCGTCTACGAGGGCATATTTTCCCCTCAGAAAGGACAAGATATCAGAGTGGCAGTGAAAACCTTGAAAG GTGCAGTCCACAGTAAAGAAGATCTGGAGTCCTTCCTCAAGGAGGCAGAAATTATGAAGCATTTTGATCATGTGAATGTAGTTAAATTGCTTG GGGTCGCACTAAAGCGGGATCCGGAGTCCTCTATCCATGTACCGCTTGTTATTCTTCCGTTCATGAAGCATGGAGATCTACACAGCTTCCTCAAAGCGACCCGCTACGGTGATGTCCCTATG TTTGTGCCTTATCAGAGTCTTCTGGGTTTCATGATTGACATTGCTGCAGGAATGGAGTATCTCAGCCTTCAGGGTTTCTTACACAGAGACCTGGCTGCCCGCAATTGCAT GTTGGGGGATGATCTGCATGTCTGTGTGGCTGACTTTGGCCTGTCTAAGAACATACATTCCAGTAACTACTACAGGCAGAAGAATATGGATGTTAACATGCCTGTTAGGTGGATGGCTATAGAGAGTCTGTCTGACTTCTTATACACCACCAAGAGTGATGTG TGGTCTTTTGGAATAACCATGTGGGAGATCACATCCAGAGGGAAGATACCTTATCCAGGTATCTCTGGTCATGAGCTCCTGGACTTCCTGGAAAACGGACACCGTCTCAAACAAGGGGACAATGACAGTAAATT ATATGAGCTTATGTTGAGCTGCTGGCACAGAGATCCCTCTCAGAGGCCAGGATTTGGAGAGCTGGGCCAGAGCCTCAAAGCACTTCTGTCTGAGCTTCCACCCCTGGAGGCCAGCAATGAGGCCCACTATATCAACCTGGGTCTGGAGGCAGCCAGTGATCACCAGCACAGCGCAGGGACCCTGGAGCGTGAGGTGGAGAGGATGATGTAA
- the si:ch73-40a2.1 gene encoding hepatocyte growth factor receptor isoform X1 has product MFYFLLFISWIVSADVSAQLTPIREEIFDSSKQRRLQWTFSPPNAWKETQMQLGMDYTHSVYQACNPELNNDPKTLWTNWIPKQDAQELFLDLSFAQADQQPVYIYVRESSQTQNQYFRRPQRPPLLKIKVQHPFPDAVPQDKHLTHAKGLKLGKISQNGVYLGFSYSGKCTIIASIQVFFLKCPTLVWNQMGFEEAEAGRLGRGACVNGSVENSTPKIGCQTNGTWGPPQRLCVNDTGYQTNGNSSEVRPPGSLLSAPDSIADSSLGLSPVLTAGLVCSVLVLLILIAVVFIFVRHRKRSGGQETELISRSDVTRYRRSQEQVYTAQQEIINTCGMSSCDQSGQCRSYPPRSTTLGEEVSQRDYGYEQLHTDRPQLESTRSVEMFEGMSDRLLCDLRDVMVERTKLTMGQKLGKGEFGAVYEGIFSPQKGQDIRVAVKTLKGAVHSKEDLESFLKEAEIMKHFDHVNVVKLLGVALKRDPESSIHVPLVILPFMKHGDLHSFLKATRYGDVPMFVPYQSLLGFMIDIAAGMEYLSLQGFLHRDLAARNCMLGDDLHVCVADFGLSKNIHSSNYYRQKNMDVNMPVRWMAIESLSDFLYTTKSDVWSFGITMWEITSRGKIPYPGISGHELLDFLENGHRLKQGDNDSKLYELMLSCWHRDPSQRPGFGELGQSLKALLSELPPLEASNEAHYINLGLEAASDHQHSAGTLEREVERMM; this is encoded by the exons atgttttattttttattattcatttcatGGATTGTCTCTGCTGATGTGTCGGCACAGCTAACACCAATCAGAG AAGAAATATTTGATTCAAGCAAACAGCGCAGACTACAATGGACATTCTCACCACCAAATGCT TGGAAGGAAACACAAATGCAGCTTGGAATGGACTATACACACTCTGTCTACCAAGCTTGTAACCCAGAATTGAATAATGATCCCAAAACACTATGGACCAACTGGATCCCCAAACAAGATGCCCAAGAACTTTTTCTGGACCTAAGTTTTGCCCAAGCGGACCAACAGCCTGTTTATATCTATGTGCGAGAATCGAGCCAAACGCAGAATCAGTACTTTAGAAGACCACAAAGACCACCTCTCCTCAAGATCAAAGTCCAGCATCCATTTCCTGATGCTGTTCCTCAGGATAAGCACCTGACCCATGCTAAGGGCCTTAAATTGGGAAAGATCTCTCAGAACGGTGTTTACCTGGGATTTAGCTACAGCGGCAAGTGCACTATTATTGCTTCGATCCAGGTGTTCTTCCTGAAATGCCCAACACTTGTTTGGAACCAAATGGGATTTGAGGAAGCAGAAGCAGGACGGTTGGGGAGAGGAGCATGTGTGAACGGTTCTGTGGAGAACAGCACCCCAAAGATAGGGTGTCAAACAAATGGGACGTGGGGTCCACCACAGCGGTTATGTGTCAATGATACAGGATACCAGACAAACGGAAACAGTTCAGAAG taaGACCTCCAGGCAGCCTGTTATCCGCTCCTGACTCCATAGCTGATTCCAGTCTGGGACTCTCTCCTGTCCTAACTGCTGGTCTAGTGTGTTCTGTTCTGGTTCTTCTCATTCTCATTGCTGTTGTGTTCATCTTTGTAAGGCATCGCAAGCGCAG TGGAGGTCAAGAAACAGAGCTCATATCCAGATCTGATGTAACTCGATACCGACGTTCTCAAGAACAAGTATACACTGCTCAACAGGAGATAATCAACA CTTGCGGGATGAGCAGCTGTGATCAGAGCGGTCAATGTAGGTCTTATCCTCCCAGAAGTACAACACTTGGAGAGGAAGTGTCTCAGCGTGACTATGGATATGAACAGCTGCATACTGACCGACCTCAGTTAGAATCCACAA GATCAGTTGAGATGTTTGAAGGGATGAGTGATAGGCTGCTGTGTGATCTTAGAGACGTGATGGTGGAGCGTACAAAGTTGACAATGGGCCAAAAGCTTGGGAAAG GAGAATTTGGGGCCGTCTACGAGGGCATATTTTCCCCTCAGAAAGGACAAGATATCAGAGTGGCAGTGAAAACCTTGAAAG GTGCAGTCCACAGTAAAGAAGATCTGGAGTCCTTCCTCAAGGAGGCAGAAATTATGAAGCATTTTGATCATGTGAATGTAGTTAAATTGCTTG GGGTCGCACTAAAGCGGGATCCGGAGTCCTCTATCCATGTACCGCTTGTTATTCTTCCGTTCATGAAGCATGGAGATCTACACAGCTTCCTCAAAGCGACCCGCTACGGTGATGTCCCTATG TTTGTGCCTTATCAGAGTCTTCTGGGTTTCATGATTGACATTGCTGCAGGAATGGAGTATCTCAGCCTTCAGGGTTTCTTACACAGAGACCTGGCTGCCCGCAATTGCAT GTTGGGGGATGATCTGCATGTCTGTGTGGCTGACTTTGGCCTGTCTAAGAACATACATTCCAGTAACTACTACAGGCAGAAGAATATGGATGTTAACATGCCTGTTAGGTGGATGGCTATAGAGAGTCTGTCTGACTTCTTATACACCACCAAGAGTGATGTG TGGTCTTTTGGAATAACCATGTGGGAGATCACATCCAGAGGGAAGATACCTTATCCAGGTATCTCTGGTCATGAGCTCCTGGACTTCCTGGAAAACGGACACCGTCTCAAACAAGGGGACAATGACAGTAAATT ATATGAGCTTATGTTGAGCTGCTGGCACAGAGATCCCTCTCAGAGGCCAGGATTTGGAGAGCTGGGCCAGAGCCTCAAAGCACTTCTGTCTGAGCTTCCACCCCTGGAGGCCAGCAATGAGGCCCACTATATCAACCTGGGTCTGGAGGCAGCCAGTGATCACCAGCACAGCGCAGGGACCCTGGAGCGTGAGGTGGAGAGGATGATGTAA
- the si:ch73-40a2.1 gene encoding hepatocyte growth factor receptor isoform X2: MFYFLLFISWIVSADVSAQLTPIREEIFDSSKQRRLQWTFSPPNAWKETQMQLGMDYTHSVYQACNPELNNDPKTLWTNWIPKQDAQELFLDLSFAQADQQPVYIYVRESSQTQNQYFRRPQRPPLLKIKVQHPFPDAVPQDKHLTHAKGLKLGKISQNGVYLGFSYSGKCTIIASIQVFFLKCPTLVWNQMGFEEAEAGRLGRGACVNGSVENSTPKIGCQTNGTWGPPQRLCVNDTGYQTNGNSSEVRPPGSLLSAPDSIADSSLGLSPVLTAGLVCSVLVLLILIAVVFIFVRHRKRSGGQETELISRSDVTRYRRSQEQVYTAQQEIINTCGMSSCDQSGQCRSYPPRSTTLGEEVSQRDYGYEQLHTDRPQLESTRSVEMFEGMSDRLLCDLRDVMVERTKLTMGQKLGKGEFGAVYEGIFSPQKGQDIRVAVKTLKGVALKRDPESSIHVPLVILPFMKHGDLHSFLKATRYGDVPMFVPYQSLLGFMIDIAAGMEYLSLQGFLHRDLAARNCMLGDDLHVCVADFGLSKNIHSSNYYRQKNMDVNMPVRWMAIESLSDFLYTTKSDVWSFGITMWEITSRGKIPYPGISGHELLDFLENGHRLKQGDNDSKLYELMLSCWHRDPSQRPGFGELGQSLKALLSELPPLEASNEAHYINLGLEAASDHQHSAGTLEREVERMM, encoded by the exons atgttttattttttattattcatttcatGGATTGTCTCTGCTGATGTGTCGGCACAGCTAACACCAATCAGAG AAGAAATATTTGATTCAAGCAAACAGCGCAGACTACAATGGACATTCTCACCACCAAATGCT TGGAAGGAAACACAAATGCAGCTTGGAATGGACTATACACACTCTGTCTACCAAGCTTGTAACCCAGAATTGAATAATGATCCCAAAACACTATGGACCAACTGGATCCCCAAACAAGATGCCCAAGAACTTTTTCTGGACCTAAGTTTTGCCCAAGCGGACCAACAGCCTGTTTATATCTATGTGCGAGAATCGAGCCAAACGCAGAATCAGTACTTTAGAAGACCACAAAGACCACCTCTCCTCAAGATCAAAGTCCAGCATCCATTTCCTGATGCTGTTCCTCAGGATAAGCACCTGACCCATGCTAAGGGCCTTAAATTGGGAAAGATCTCTCAGAACGGTGTTTACCTGGGATTTAGCTACAGCGGCAAGTGCACTATTATTGCTTCGATCCAGGTGTTCTTCCTGAAATGCCCAACACTTGTTTGGAACCAAATGGGATTTGAGGAAGCAGAAGCAGGACGGTTGGGGAGAGGAGCATGTGTGAACGGTTCTGTGGAGAACAGCACCCCAAAGATAGGGTGTCAAACAAATGGGACGTGGGGTCCACCACAGCGGTTATGTGTCAATGATACAGGATACCAGACAAACGGAAACAGTTCAGAAG taaGACCTCCAGGCAGCCTGTTATCCGCTCCTGACTCCATAGCTGATTCCAGTCTGGGACTCTCTCCTGTCCTAACTGCTGGTCTAGTGTGTTCTGTTCTGGTTCTTCTCATTCTCATTGCTGTTGTGTTCATCTTTGTAAGGCATCGCAAGCGCAG TGGAGGTCAAGAAACAGAGCTCATATCCAGATCTGATGTAACTCGATACCGACGTTCTCAAGAACAAGTATACACTGCTCAACAGGAGATAATCAACA CTTGCGGGATGAGCAGCTGTGATCAGAGCGGTCAATGTAGGTCTTATCCTCCCAGAAGTACAACACTTGGAGAGGAAGTGTCTCAGCGTGACTATGGATATGAACAGCTGCATACTGACCGACCTCAGTTAGAATCCACAA GATCAGTTGAGATGTTTGAAGGGATGAGTGATAGGCTGCTGTGTGATCTTAGAGACGTGATGGTGGAGCGTACAAAGTTGACAATGGGCCAAAAGCTTGGGAAAG GAGAATTTGGGGCCGTCTACGAGGGCATATTTTCCCCTCAGAAAGGACAAGATATCAGAGTGGCAGTGAAAACCTTGAAAG GGGTCGCACTAAAGCGGGATCCGGAGTCCTCTATCCATGTACCGCTTGTTATTCTTCCGTTCATGAAGCATGGAGATCTACACAGCTTCCTCAAAGCGACCCGCTACGGTGATGTCCCTATG TTTGTGCCTTATCAGAGTCTTCTGGGTTTCATGATTGACATTGCTGCAGGAATGGAGTATCTCAGCCTTCAGGGTTTCTTACACAGAGACCTGGCTGCCCGCAATTGCAT GTTGGGGGATGATCTGCATGTCTGTGTGGCTGACTTTGGCCTGTCTAAGAACATACATTCCAGTAACTACTACAGGCAGAAGAATATGGATGTTAACATGCCTGTTAGGTGGATGGCTATAGAGAGTCTGTCTGACTTCTTATACACCACCAAGAGTGATGTG TGGTCTTTTGGAATAACCATGTGGGAGATCACATCCAGAGGGAAGATACCTTATCCAGGTATCTCTGGTCATGAGCTCCTGGACTTCCTGGAAAACGGACACCGTCTCAAACAAGGGGACAATGACAGTAAATT ATATGAGCTTATGTTGAGCTGCTGGCACAGAGATCCCTCTCAGAGGCCAGGATTTGGAGAGCTGGGCCAGAGCCTCAAAGCACTTCTGTCTGAGCTTCCACCCCTGGAGGCCAGCAATGAGGCCCACTATATCAACCTGGGTCTGGAGGCAGCCAGTGATCACCAGCACAGCGCAGGGACCCTGGAGCGTGAGGTGGAGAGGATGATGTAA
- the si:ch73-40a2.1 gene encoding hepatocyte growth factor receptor isoform X4, translating into MQLGMDYTHSVYQACNPELNNDPKTLWTNWIPKQDAQELFLDLSFAQADQQPVYIYVRESSQTQNQYFRRPQRPPLLKIKVQHPFPDAVPQDKHLTHAKGLKLGKISQNGVYLGFSYSGKCTIIASIQVFFLKCPTLVWNQMGFEEAEAGRLGRGACVNGSVENSTPKIGCQTNGTWGPPQRLCVNDTGYQTNGNSSEVRPPGSLLSAPDSIADSSLGLSPVLTAGLVCSVLVLLILIAVVFIFVRHRKRSGGQETELISRSDVTRYRRSQEQVYTAQQEIINTCGMSSCDQSGQCRSYPPRSTTLGEEVSQRDYGYEQLHTDRPQLESTRSVEMFEGMSDRLLCDLRDVMVERTKLTMGQKLGKGEFGAVYEGIFSPQKGQDIRVAVKTLKGAVHSKEDLESFLKEAEIMKHFDHVNVVKLLGVALKRDPESSIHVPLVILPFMKHGDLHSFLKATRYGDVPMFVPYQSLLGFMIDIAAGMEYLSLQGFLHRDLAARNCMLGDDLHVCVADFGLSKNIHSSNYYRQKNMDVNMPVRWMAIESLSDFLYTTKSDVWSFGITMWEITSRGKIPYPGISGHELLDFLENGHRLKQGDNDSKLYELMLSCWHRDPSQRPGFGELGQSLKALLSELPPLEASNEAHYINLGLEAASDHQHSAGTLEREVERMM; encoded by the exons ATGCAGCTTGGAATGGACTATACACACTCTGTCTACCAAGCTTGTAACCCAGAATTGAATAATGATCCCAAAACACTATGGACCAACTGGATCCCCAAACAAGATGCCCAAGAACTTTTTCTGGACCTAAGTTTTGCCCAAGCGGACCAACAGCCTGTTTATATCTATGTGCGAGAATCGAGCCAAACGCAGAATCAGTACTTTAGAAGACCACAAAGACCACCTCTCCTCAAGATCAAAGTCCAGCATCCATTTCCTGATGCTGTTCCTCAGGATAAGCACCTGACCCATGCTAAGGGCCTTAAATTGGGAAAGATCTCTCAGAACGGTGTTTACCTGGGATTTAGCTACAGCGGCAAGTGCACTATTATTGCTTCGATCCAGGTGTTCTTCCTGAAATGCCCAACACTTGTTTGGAACCAAATGGGATTTGAGGAAGCAGAAGCAGGACGGTTGGGGAGAGGAGCATGTGTGAACGGTTCTGTGGAGAACAGCACCCCAAAGATAGGGTGTCAAACAAATGGGACGTGGGGTCCACCACAGCGGTTATGTGTCAATGATACAGGATACCAGACAAACGGAAACAGTTCAGAAG taaGACCTCCAGGCAGCCTGTTATCCGCTCCTGACTCCATAGCTGATTCCAGTCTGGGACTCTCTCCTGTCCTAACTGCTGGTCTAGTGTGTTCTGTTCTGGTTCTTCTCATTCTCATTGCTGTTGTGTTCATCTTTGTAAGGCATCGCAAGCGCAG TGGAGGTCAAGAAACAGAGCTCATATCCAGATCTGATGTAACTCGATACCGACGTTCTCAAGAACAAGTATACACTGCTCAACAGGAGATAATCAACA CTTGCGGGATGAGCAGCTGTGATCAGAGCGGTCAATGTAGGTCTTATCCTCCCAGAAGTACAACACTTGGAGAGGAAGTGTCTCAGCGTGACTATGGATATGAACAGCTGCATACTGACCGACCTCAGTTAGAATCCACAA GATCAGTTGAGATGTTTGAAGGGATGAGTGATAGGCTGCTGTGTGATCTTAGAGACGTGATGGTGGAGCGTACAAAGTTGACAATGGGCCAAAAGCTTGGGAAAG GAGAATTTGGGGCCGTCTACGAGGGCATATTTTCCCCTCAGAAAGGACAAGATATCAGAGTGGCAGTGAAAACCTTGAAAG GTGCAGTCCACAGTAAAGAAGATCTGGAGTCCTTCCTCAAGGAGGCAGAAATTATGAAGCATTTTGATCATGTGAATGTAGTTAAATTGCTTG GGGTCGCACTAAAGCGGGATCCGGAGTCCTCTATCCATGTACCGCTTGTTATTCTTCCGTTCATGAAGCATGGAGATCTACACAGCTTCCTCAAAGCGACCCGCTACGGTGATGTCCCTATG TTTGTGCCTTATCAGAGTCTTCTGGGTTTCATGATTGACATTGCTGCAGGAATGGAGTATCTCAGCCTTCAGGGTTTCTTACACAGAGACCTGGCTGCCCGCAATTGCAT GTTGGGGGATGATCTGCATGTCTGTGTGGCTGACTTTGGCCTGTCTAAGAACATACATTCCAGTAACTACTACAGGCAGAAGAATATGGATGTTAACATGCCTGTTAGGTGGATGGCTATAGAGAGTCTGTCTGACTTCTTATACACCACCAAGAGTGATGTG TGGTCTTTTGGAATAACCATGTGGGAGATCACATCCAGAGGGAAGATACCTTATCCAGGTATCTCTGGTCATGAGCTCCTGGACTTCCTGGAAAACGGACACCGTCTCAAACAAGGGGACAATGACAGTAAATT ATATGAGCTTATGTTGAGCTGCTGGCACAGAGATCCCTCTCAGAGGCCAGGATTTGGAGAGCTGGGCCAGAGCCTCAAAGCACTTCTGTCTGAGCTTCCACCCCTGGAGGCCAGCAATGAGGCCCACTATATCAACCTGGGTCTGGAGGCAGCCAGTGATCACCAGCACAGCGCAGGGACCCTGGAGCGTGAGGTGGAGAGGATGATGTAA